The Euwallacea similis isolate ESF13 chromosome 18, ESF131.1, whole genome shotgun sequence genome contains a region encoding:
- the eIF4A gene encoding eukaryotic initiation factor 4A-I, whose amino-acid sequence MSGHDRRSEEWDKNGPSSEKETPTYDGPPGMDPDGVIESNWEEVVDNFDDMNLKEELLRGIYAYGFEKPSAIQQRAIIPCVKGHDVIAQAQSGTGKTATFSISILQQIDTAVRECQALILAPTRELAQQIQKVVIALGDFMNAQCHACIGGTNVREDMRKLEAGAHVVVGTPGRVYDMITRRALRPHHIKMFVLDEADEMLSRGFKDQIHDVFKTLNADVQVILLSATMPPDVLDVTKSFMRNPIRILVKKEELTLEGIKQFFVYVEKEDWKLETLCDLYDTLSITQAVIFCNTRRKVDWLTENMHKRDFTVSAMHGDMEQKERDVIMRQFRTGSSRVLITTDLLARGIDVQQVSLVINYDLPSNRENYIHRIGRGGRFGRKGVAINFVTEDDKRTLHDIEQFYNTKIDEMPMNVADLI is encoded by the exons ATGTCTGGACACGATCGAAG GAGTGAGGAATGGGATAAGAATGGCCCGTCTTCAGAAAAAGAGACTCCCACTTACGATGGTCCACCAGGAATGGACCCTGATGGCGTTATTGAATCGAACTGGGAGGAGGTTGTTGACAATTTTGACGATATGAACCTTAAGGAAGAGCTTCTTAGAG GAATCTACGCTTATGGTTTCGAGAAACCGTCGGCGATCCAACAGCGCGCCATAATCCCCTGCGTTAAAGGCCACGACGTAATTGCGCAGGCGCAATCTGGTACCGGGAAAACCGCCACCTTTTCCATATCCATTCTCCAACAGATCGACACTGCGGTGCGGGAGTGCCAAGCGCTGATTCTGGCGCCGACCCGTGAACTCGCCCAACAGATTCAGAAGGTGGTGATTGCCCTGGGTGATTTCATGAACGCCCAATGTCACGCCTGTATCGGGGGAACCAATGTTAGAGAAGATATGAGAAAGTTGGAAGCTGGTGCACATGTAGTTGTTG gCACCCCTGGCAGAGTTTATGACATGATAACCCGCAGAGCCCTTCGGCCGCAccacataaaaatgtttgtccTCGACGAAGCTGACGAAATGTTGTCCCGCGGTTTTAAAGACCAAATTCACGATGTCTTTAAAACGTTAAACGCTGACGTGCAAGTCATTTTGCTGTCGGCCACCATGCCTCCTGACGTGCTGGACGTCACCAAGTCGTTCATGCGCAATCCTATTCGGATTCTGGTCAAGAAGGAGGAACTCACCTTGGAGGGTATCAAGCAGTTCTTTGTGTATGTGGAGAAGGAGGACTGGAAATTGGAAACCCTATGTGATTTGTACGATACTTTGTCAATCACTCAGGCTGTCATTTTCTGTAATACTAGGCGTAAG GTGGATTGGTTGACAGAGAATATGCATAAACGAGACTTCACGGTTTCGGCAATGCACGGAGATATGGAACAAAAGGAGCGTGATGTCATTATGAGACAGTTCAGAACCGGCTCATCAAGAGTACTGATCACTACTGACTTACTAGCTCGAGGCATTGACGTACAACAGGTTTCTTTAGTTATTAACTACGACTTACCTTCAAACAGAGAAAACTACATTCACAG gATTGGACGAGGCGGACGTTTCGGTCGTAAAGGAGTCGCCATTAATTTCGTGACGGAGGACGACAAGCGTACGCTGCACGACATTGAGCAGTTCTACAATACGAAAATTGACGAAATGCCGATGAACGTGGCCGACCTGATTTAA